In a genomic window of Taeniopygia guttata chromosome 13, bTaeGut7.mat, whole genome shotgun sequence:
- the ARSI gene encoding arylsulfatase I, which translates to MAVYALTGFSLVSLLSFGYLSWDWMKPGLVADVATDPMEKSLPPTFTRPPHIIFILTDDQGYHDIGYHGSDIQTPTLDRLAAEGVKLENYYIQPICTPSRSQLITGRYQIHTGLQHSIIRPRQPNCLPLDQVTLPQKLQEAGYSTHMVGKWHLGFYKKECLPTRRGFDTFLGSLTGNVDYYTYDNCDGPDVCGYDLHEGEDVAWDQSGKYSTFLYAQRVSKILASHSPKEPIFIYVAFQAVHTPLQSPKEYIYRYRSMGNVARRKYAAMVTCMDEAVKNITWALKKYGYYDNSVIVFSTDNGGQTFSGGSNWPLRGRKGTYWEGGVRGIGFVHSPLIKRKRRTSWALVHITDWYPTLVSLARGNLSNVQGLDGYDVWPAISEGKDSPRTEILHNIDPLYNHAKYGSLEDGFGIWNTAVQASIRVGEWKLLTGDPGYSDWIPPQTLTNFPGSWWNLERLTDGLKKSMWLFNITADPYERYDLSEQRPDVVRTLLTRLVHYNRTAIPVRYPAENPRAHPDFNGGAWGPWASEDDGEEWEGGRESLKSRNKKKKKKCKICKLRSFFRKLNTRLMSNRI; encoded by the exons ATGGCCGTCTATGCCCTCACGGGTTTCTCACTCGTCAGCCTGCTCAGCTTTGGCTATTTGTCTTGGGACTGGATGAAGCCCGGTTTGGTGGCCGATGTGGCCACAGACCCCATGGAGAAATCACTGCCTCCCACCTTCACCAGGCCACCCCACATCATCTTCATTCTGACTGATGACCAGGGCTACCACGACATCGGCTATCACGGCTCAGATATCCAGACGCCGACGCtggacaggctggcagcagagggTGTGAAGCTGGAGAATTACTACATCCAGCCCATCTGCACCCCGTCCCGGAGCCAGCTGATAACTGGCAG GTACCAGATCCACACAGGATTGCAGCACTCCATCATCCGCCCTCGGCAGCCCAACTGCCTGCCCCTCGACCAGGTCACCCTGCCACAGAAGCTGCAGGAAGCCGGCTACTCCACACACATGGTGGGCAAGTGGCACCTTGGCTTCTACAAGAAGGAGTGCCTGCCCACCCGCCGGGGCTTCGACACCTTCCTGGGCTCCCTGACAGGCAACGTGGATTACTACACCTACGACAACTGCGACGGGCCGGACGTCTGCGGCTACGACCTGCACGAGGGGGAGGACGTGGCGTGGGACCAGAGCGGGAAGTATTCCACCTTCCTCTACGCCCAGCGCGTCAGCAAGATCCTGGCATCCCACAGCCCCAAGGAGCCCATCTTCATCTACGTGGCCTTCCAAGCGGTGCACACGCCCCTGCAGTCCCCCAAGGAGTACATCTACCGCTACCGCTCCATGGGCAACGTCGCCCGCCGCAAGTACGCGGCCATGGTGACCTGCATGGACGAGGCGGTGAAGAACATCACCTGGGCCCTCAAGAAGTATGGGTACTATGACAACAGTGTGATCGTGTTCTCCACGGACAATGGTGGGCAGACCTTCTCCGGGGGAAGCAACTGGCCGCTGCGGGGTCGCAAAGGGACGTACTGGGAAGGGGGAGTGCGTGGCATTGGTTTTGTCCACAGTCCCCTGATCAAGCGCAAGCGTCGGACAAGCTGGGCGCTAGTTCACATTACAGACTGGTACCCTACTCTGGTCAGCCTGGCCAGGGGCAACCTGAGCAATGTCCAAGGCTTGGATGGATATGATGTCTGGCCTGCTATCAGTGAGGGCAAGGACTCACCACGCACTGAAATCCTGCACAATATTGACCCCTTGTACAACCACGCCAAGTATGGCTCCTTGGAGGATGGCTTCGGCATCTGGAACACGGCTGTGCAAGCTTCCATCCGGGTTGGGGAGTGGAAGCTCCTCACTGGCGATCCAGGGTACAGTGACTGGATACCCCCACAGACCCTGACCAACTTTCCAGGGAGCTGGTGGAACCTGGAGCGTCTCACTGATGGCCTGAAGAAGTCCATGTGGCTCTTCAACATCACTGCCGACCCCTACGAGCGCTACGACCTCTCAGAGCAGCGCCCAGACGTGGTCAGGACCCTCCTGACGAGGCTGGTGCACTACAACCGGACGGCCATCCCGGTGCGGTACCCTGCGGAGAACCCCCGGGCTCACCCAGACTTCAACGGCGGGGCCTGGGGACCTTGGGCCAGTGAGGATGATGGGGAGGAGTGGGAAGGTGGCCGGGAGTCCCTGAAAAGCAggaacaagaagaagaagaagaagtgcAAGATCTGCAAGCTGCGCTCCTTCTTCCGCAAGCTGAACACCAGGCTCATGTCCAACCGCATCTGA